From the Kitasatospora viridis genome, one window contains:
- a CDS encoding serine/threonine-protein kinase, which produces MSRAAFRFPALQPQDPDSLGDFRLVARLGEGGMGQVFLALSPGGQPAALKVIRSEFAQDAEFGQRFAREVGAAQRVRGAHLAPLLDAEPRAERPWLATTYVAGPSLRDLVVEHGPLPTGQVILMAWGIAHALTDIHAAKVVHRDLKPANIILDETGPKVIDFGIVKSLAQSVTYRSSSTRIGTPLYMSPEQAAGRAVDAASDVFALGSTLYFLATGREAFGAENEWAVAHRIVADTPDLSGIASPLRELIAECLDKEPGRRPSAARVKQRCEDALGPELGPGAWMGITGARPAIQQRTSALRALIAPSAPPAPPAKPDVTAPDTPSPSPEPATPEPAKPEPVTPEPATPEPASPKPATPRRDAVTEHLAGVGGAAAALVLASFLPIWSETWKLKSSGTLVGRAVEKFDWAHPWQPVLSGVPDVHTTWQLMSVWVIGTVVSIVCATLALLTLSKDRVAQQWGQLTGGICIAWTIAVGIIGAFILAMTLGWAPSDDNPAYTDRGAYMAGGWLLLLANLAAGDAVRRTYRSAARRAVRKA; this is translated from the coding sequence ATGTCGAGGGCAGCATTCCGGTTCCCGGCCCTGCAACCGCAAGACCCGGACAGTCTCGGCGACTTCCGCCTGGTGGCACGGCTGGGCGAGGGCGGCATGGGGCAGGTGTTCCTCGCCCTCTCCCCGGGCGGGCAGCCGGCCGCCCTGAAGGTGATCCGCAGCGAGTTCGCCCAGGACGCGGAGTTCGGGCAGCGGTTCGCGCGCGAGGTGGGCGCCGCCCAGAGAGTGCGCGGCGCCCACCTCGCGCCGCTGCTGGACGCCGAACCCCGGGCCGAGCGGCCCTGGTTGGCCACGACCTACGTCGCCGGTCCGTCCCTGCGCGACCTGGTGGTCGAGCACGGGCCGCTGCCGACCGGTCAGGTCATCCTCATGGCGTGGGGCATCGCCCACGCCCTCACCGACATCCACGCCGCGAAGGTGGTCCACCGCGACCTGAAGCCCGCGAACATCATCCTGGACGAGACCGGCCCCAAGGTCATCGACTTCGGGATCGTCAAGTCCCTCGCACAGTCCGTGACTTACCGCAGCAGCTCGACCCGGATCGGCACCCCGCTCTACATGTCGCCCGAGCAGGCGGCCGGCCGCGCCGTGGACGCGGCCTCCGACGTCTTCGCGCTCGGCTCCACCCTCTACTTCCTCGCGACCGGCCGCGAAGCCTTCGGTGCGGAGAACGAGTGGGCCGTCGCCCACCGCATCGTCGCCGACACCCCGGACCTCTCCGGCATCGCATCCCCGCTGCGCGAGCTGATCGCCGAGTGCCTGGACAAGGAGCCCGGCCGGCGCCCGAGTGCAGCACGGGTCAAGCAGCGGTGCGAGGACGCGTTGGGCCCCGAGCTCGGCCCGGGAGCCTGGATGGGCATCACCGGCGCCCGCCCGGCGATCCAGCAGCGCACCAGCGCCTTGCGCGCCCTGATCGCCCCGAGTGCCCCGCCCGCCCCGCCCGCGAAGCCGGACGTCACCGCACCTGACACACCGTCACCGTCCCCCGAACCGGCGACTCCCGAGCCCGCGAAGCCCGAGCCGGTGACTCCCGAGCCCGCAACTCCCGAGCCCGCGTCCCCCAAGCCCGCGACTCCCAGGCGGGACGCGGTCACCGAACACCTCGCGGGGGTCGGCGGGGCGGCCGCAGCGCTCGTCCTGGCGAGCTTCCTGCCGATCTGGTCGGAGACCTGGAAGCTCAAGTCCTCCGGCACCCTGGTGGGCCGGGCGGTCGAGAAGTTCGACTGGGCCCACCCGTGGCAGCCGGTTCTCAGCGGCGTTCCGGACGTGCACACGACCTGGCAGCTGATGTCGGTCTGGGTGATCGGCACAGTGGTCAGCATCGTCTGCGCGACCCTCGCGCTGCTGACGCTGTCCAAGGACCGCGTCGCCCAGCAGTGGGGGCAGCTGACCGGGGGGATCTGCATCGCCTGGACCATCGCCGTCGGGATCATCGGCGCCTTCATCCTCGCGATGACGCTCGGTTGGGCACCCTCCGACGACAACCCGGCGTACACCGACCGAGGCGCGTACATGGCGGGCGGCTGGCTGCTGCTCCTGGCCAACCTCGCGGCCGGGGACGCGGTCCGGCGCACGTACCGGTCCGCCGCGCGCCGGGCAGTGCGCAAGGCGTGA